The window GAGTGAGAGAGACTTCGTCAGTCTCTGCAATGCCTCTTCATTGCAAACTCTTGGTCATGCGGCGAAGATACTTCTTGAGGTAACGTCggtaatctctctcttttttctctctttttttttaatttctgatTTCTTCTATTAATGACTCAGTCCAGCCTCGCATTTTTCTTCTGCAGTTGGCCCCTTATTTGGTTAAGGCCTACTCGGATCTGACTACTGCTCAAAAGCATGCAGCTGAGGCGGGAGCAAAAGTCGAAGTTTTCTTGGCTCGGGTTGGAATTCTGTCGGGCGAGTTGGGACTTACTCGGAAGGCCACTGCTGACACCAAAGCCGAGTGCGCTCGGTTGGCTTCGCTACTGACGGAGGCTCAAGAAAAGAGTCGACGAATCCGTTAAGCTCATGCCTCTTGCGCGGACAAGTTGGCTCGAACCAAGGGTGAGGCTGAGGCAGCCATTCAAAAGGCCATCGACGaggctaaggaggctaaggatcGGGCTGTGCAGGCCTTTCTGGAATTCCAAGAATTTGAGGaggagagggatcgcttgtatcaGAGCGGATACACGGCTTGtatcaaggtgatgaaggaatcttttcctAATCTTGATCTGTCGGGATTCGACGATCATGTCTCTGGTCCTAAAGGCGTGGAGGCCGAGGCAGCTGAGTCTGCTAATGCTGCGGCTGCTGTCGAGGTCGAGGCCGAGGTAGCTCCTGAAGTTACTGAGGTTGCTCCCAGTGGTGGTAATTGAGTCTGAACCACttcttttggtaccatcatcagctCCATTTTTGACATTCACACCAGATCTTCAAACAGACCGAGCTTCAGGGCAAGCTCAAGAGTATCTACGGCCAAGGAAGATGCTTGCATGTCACAACCGACCTTTCCTTTTGCTTTTAAGCCTTTTGCTTTATCAATGTAATGTCGCAACAAGATGTAGCTCAATGTAACAAACGTACTGACAAATGAATATACTCAGTTTTCTTTTATTCATCTTGATTCAGTTTACATGCTTGTTAGTTTTGAATCTTTCTGAACGCTTCGTTGGGTTGACTTAGGGATAGTAGATTTTTAAATGCTCGACATTCCATGAATGGTGTAGCAATTGTCCAGTTAAGTCTTCCAATCGATATGTTCCTTGTCGGATGGTGCTTGAGATGATATAtggtccttcccagttgggtcccagtgtgcccgCATCAACTTCCTTAGTGTTAAGGAACATTTTTCGAAGAACCATGTCTCCGACTCAAAATCGCCTGACCTTAACTCGGGCATTATAAAACCGAGCTACTTGTTACTATCGAGCCATAGTTTGTAACCGAGGCttttctctttgttcgtccacaaGGTTAAGTCCGAGGGCCAagagttcttcattatcttcttcgtTAAATGAACTGATTCGGGCTGAGGGCAGGCCGATCTCGACCAGGgtaacggcttccgagccataagtgAGGGAGAAAGGGGTTTCTCCTGTAGCGGTTCGAACcgtggttcggtatgcccacaGTATCTTTGAGAGTTCTTCGGCCCACGCTCCTTTGGCTCGGTCAAGCTTAGTTCGGAGATACCATTTGATAATCTTATTGACCGCCTCAACTTGTTCGTTCGTCTGAGGATAATGGGGTAATACGTATACATTTCTGATTCCAAGATTACCGCACATTTCACAAAAGCTCTTATTGTcaaactgcttcccattgtcGGTAACAATGGTCCGGGGTACCCCAAAATGGTAGACAATGTCCTCCATATGAAATCTATGATCTTCTGCTTGGTTATTTTTGCTAGtggctcagcctcggcccattTTGTGAAGTAGTCCACTGCTACGACGACGAATTTAGTCTGTTCTTTTCCCATGGGTAGTGGTCCGATAATATCGATTCCCCACTGcgcgaagggccaaggaccgATCATTGGGGTCAGCTCCTCCGGGAGTTGCCTCGGAATGACTgtgaaccgttgacatttgtcgcatcttTGGACGAGTTTACGAGCATCGTGCTGGATGGTCGGCCAATAGTACCCCTGACGTAAAACCTTATACGCGAGTGATCGTCCTCCTGAATGATTTCCATATATTTCTTCATGTATTTTTCGCAGTACGTAATCGACTTCATTGGGGTTTAAGCATTGTAGTAACGGAGCGTAATAACCTTTCTTGTACAACaccccgttgagtatggtgtagcaGGAAGCTTGAATTTTTAATCGTCGAGCCTCGGCGTGATCTTCGGGCAACTCTTCGTTGTCGAGATATTTGATAATCGGGTCAAGCCAAGTGGGCTCCGAATCGATTGTATACACGGTCGAGCTAACCGATTTGCCGATACTCGGTTCGGTGATGTACTCGATTGGAATGGATCTCGGTATGCCGTCCTCGTCGGCTGAGGTGAGTCTCGCTAACAGATCGGCTTTTGCGTTCTCTGTCCGAGGGATCTGAGTAACCACACACTGTTGGAATCCATCGATTAACTCTTTGGCTTTCTCCACGTATGCTTTCAATTGTTCTTTACGTGTTTAATACACACCAACGACTTGATTGTCGACCAATTGTGAATCGCTAAAAACATTGAGATGTGTAACGCCCAAACTGGCTGCGAGTCGGAGGCTGAGCAGTAAAGCTTCATATTCTACTGTGTTGTTTGAGGCTTGAAATCTAAGTCTTAACGCATACTGCATGTAGGTTTAATCAGGAGTTTCTAGCACTACTcctgccccacttgccttagagttagAGGAGTCATCGACATACAGCTTCCAAAGGATTGAATCGAGCATTGACTTGGGAGAGGCAGTAGTCAATTCTTTAGTAAGCTCGGTATTTCAAGCCATTGAATCTGCTTGTGGTGTCACTTTAGCAATGAAATTGGCCACGGCTTACCCCTTAACTGCTACTCTCGGTTTAAATTGGATATCGAATTCACTGAGTTCAAtcgcccacttcgtgagtcggctCGAAACTTCTGGTTTATACAGGACCTGACGTAGTAGGAGGTCAGTCATGACGATAATTGTATGAGCCTGAAAATATGGCTGAAGTCGTCGCGAGGAGATGATCAATActagggccactttttccaagagtGGGTATCTCGTCTCTGCCGGTAGtagtgctttgctgacgtaataaaccgaCAGTTGTTTCCCTTCATGCTGCCGTATCAGTGCCGAGCTAACCGTTGCCTAGGACACACAAGATACAATAACAGGGCTTCTCCTGGCTCAGGTTTCGATAAGAGGGGCAGAGATCCGATGTAAGACTTTAATTGCTGGAACGCTGCTTCTCACTCTTTCGTCCAATCCACCATTTGTcgtcccttcaattgtttgaaaaATGGGAGACATTTATCGGTGGCTCGGGAGAGGAAACGGTTGAGTGCCATTACCCGTCTAGTCATCTTTGTATGCCTTTTATAGTTTTCGGAGACTCCATGTCAAGCAATATCTTAATTTTCTCCGGATTTGCCTCGATTCCTTGCTGACTGACTAGGAATCCGAGAAACTTTTCAGAGCTCACACCAAAGGCACACTTGCTTAGGTTCAACTTCATTTGGAACTTGCGTAAGATCAAGAACATTTCTTCTAGGTTGGCTATATGGTTGACAGCGtgtacacttttgacgagcatgtcgtcaatgtacacttccatggttcggccgatcaaccgagcaaagattttgttcattaatctttgataagtcgctCCAGCGtttttcaaaccaaacggcatcactcggtaacaataaagtccTTTGTCGGTGATAAATGTGGTCTTAGATTTATCagactgatgcattacaatttggttgTACCTTGaaaagcatccataaaactaagaagttcgtgcCCCGCAGTACTAtccaccaactgatcgatcctcgAAAGAGGGaaactatcctttgggcaggctttagtcaggtcggtatagtcaatacagacgcGCCACTTTCCATTGGCTTTTTCCAGAAGTACGACGTTGGCTACCCATTCCGAGTAGTATATCTCTTTTATGAAtttggccttgaggagcttgctaacctcttcttcaatgattgCGTACCTTTCAGGACCGAGCAGACGTTGCTTCTGTCGGATTGGCCGATAGGTCGGATCAATGTTAAGTCGATATGTGATAACGGATGGGTCGATTCCTGACATGTCTTCATGGTTCCACGCAAATATGTCGGCGTATCGCCGGAGTAGGGCTATCAGATTATTTTTCAGTGGCGATcacagagacgagccaatttgtACCATTTTAGATTCGTCGATCTTGACCAAAGGTACCGAAACAAGGTCTTCCACCGGTTGCCCTCGCTCATGATTTTCGGCTCGGGGATCTAATGACTCGATCACTGATACCTCGGTCGGGACTTTTATGGCTGTTGCGTAGCAGCGTCTTGCGTCTTACAGATCTCCTTTAAcgattcctactcccgactcagtcgaaaATTTCATAGAGAGATGGTACGTAGATACCACGGCTTGGAGGAGACTCAGAGAGGGTCGACCAAGTATCGCATTATAAATGGATGACTAgtcgactatcagaaagtcgatcatTACTGTCGCCTAATGCGGAGGGCGTCCAGCAGTAAGTGACAGCGAAATGATACCTTCTGGGAGTATCTGTCCTCTTGAGAATCCGATCAATGGGGTATGCATCGGCCGTAAGGTCGATCGTTCAATACCTATTTTGTCAAATGCCTGAGTAAACAGTacgtcagcagatgatcctgtgtCGACGAGTATGCGGAACACCCTTCGGTTTGCAATGGTCAGAGTGATAACTAATGCGTCATCATGAGGAAGATGAATGCCTCGAGCGTCTTTATCggtgaacgagatgcaatatttCTCCCTCTTCTTTTCCTTCGAAGGGCGAGCTATGATCAGGATCTCGGACTCGGGTCGGTTAATGCTCTCGGCGTGACTTTTTCGAGTATTATTTGAGTCGCCTCCGCCACGGGGACCATCGACAATAGTCCGAATTTTTTCTATGGGTTGGTTGTCCCCCGAGCGTTCTTCCGTTGTCCTGGTTCTTTTGACGTGTTCTGAGCCGTCCTTCTCGGAGAAGCCTTTCCATCTTTTTCttcaagtgataacaatcactcGTACTGTGGCCATGATCGCGATGGTAGTAGCAATATTTACCTTATTCCGCCGGTTCAGATTACTCCGAAGCTTATTCTGCCAGCTGACAAATCCTTCACTCTTAATTTCCATCAGCACCTGCTCTTGAGGTTTATTAAGGAGGGTATATGTAGAAAACCTTCGGTCGGGTCGCTTGCTCGACTTTCGTTCATCGCGTGTTCGGTCGTCCTTATGCTTCTTTCCTCCAGCTGAAtcaacttcctttttggctgactctttggCTGAGGTTTTTGTGTTCTGGGCGGCCTCATGTAAGTTTCTTGTTTCCTCGGTGTCCGCGTATTTATCTGACCGAGTCATGAATTCAGCCAAAGTCTCAGGCGGACTCTTGTCCAGGGATGCCAGAaacggcttatccctaactccttgcatgatgGAATTGAATGCCGTCTTCTCTGAATATTTCCAAACTTGGAGTGATTTAAGGTTGAAACGTTTGATGTtgtctttcagtagctctccctctttctgaactatgttgttcagatgcgcagagagcttcaacttcttcttcccgccaatgaaattggtgaggaagGCTTCATTGAGTTCCGCGAACGTGCTGATGGACTTTGATTTCAGCTGCTTGAACCAAAGTCGGGCTACGTCAGCTAAGGTGAGAGAGAAAGCCTGACACATCACgacatccgaggcatcatgcagTTCCATGTACGTTCGGAAACATTTGATGTGTTCAATTGAGTCGGTTTTGCCTGTGAAAGGTGTAATTTGTGGGAAGTGAAATCTTTCCGGCAGCCGAGCTTGCATCACTTCATTGACGAACGGGGACGCTTTTGTTTCTGTCTTGGTTGAATATGCATCCCGATTATGCTTCATATCCGCCATCTCCTCTAGCACTTCTTTTTTAAAGTCCTAAAGGTCAGCTTTCCAAGGCTCGTTACTTTCTGCCATCCCTTCAACCTGAGGCCGGCTGCGCCTCCTCCGATCTATCTCATGTTGAAGATTAGTGGAAGGTAGCACGGCAGTCGTGAAATGACCGGGCACTGGCTCGGGCAGCCCATGGGGCTGACTCGGCTGTGCCAGCGACCTCGGGGCAGTGGGATGAAGGTTGGCAACTTGTTGCGGAACATTCATCGCCTGTTCTTGTTGAGGCTGCTGAGTATGTTGACAGTGCATCTGCTCCAACATTGTTTCATAACGTTTATATCGGCTCTGAGTTCCTAGACCTCTCGATCCAACTGTCCATTTCCTTGATTCCGCTGGGTATTTCTAGTTGCGGCAGATGTTGCAGGACGAGTCGCAGAACCTTGTTGATTGTCACGTTGGTCCTGAGCTCCTGTCTGGACTTGACGGTATAGCGTCATTAGCTTCATTTGGTTCGGTAGGACCGGTTTTTCTAGTTCTCACCATTAACGCTCACTTGACACTTTTGAATAGAGCCTGGAACACGACTTTTTGTatcggttcccacagacggcgccaaactattgatacaaaaatctggtccgccctctttagaccttcgtgtacctgcacaggaagaagataaaggagaccctggctagagtatgggaccctctgatgccaaagtcaggctaggaatctgggtcttacaGTATTGAGGAGTCCTTAGAgagagtttttgcatacctttcaccctTCAAGTGTCTatcatttataggagagggatGATCCCGCCGTACGGGGAATCTCTCCTTGATTTCTTAGAGATTTGATTTAGCCGTAACCGTCTTATGGATGCTTCCCGATCCCGAGGATCCCGGGATCGAGAATCCTTTTCCGTGATTTCTGGAACGGTATTTAAGCTTACACCGTTTCTTCCTCGCTCGGCTCGGCCTAAACCGACTCAAGTAACAAAcgagtctcggctggctgcaAGGATAAAGCTTTCTGCCCCCTGTCGGATGGAATATGATCGGCTTATGGTCGACGTTCTTCCTTAGTCCGATACCCGACACTGCATCCGGCCTCgtatgggtcggttttatggtcggtcaggttGCTTTTAGCTTCAGGGCCTCAATAGGcctctttagacattgctgccttGTTAACCGATCTAACTTTATGTGCCTTACTTTGCCTATCGCTCTTGACTCTTAAGGTCTTGGTCGAGATTCGTTTCCCaggaatccgagctaagtctctcctctaaGCTTTGTCTCGTACGTTACTTCGGACTCTCAGGCAGTGCCAATAGAGTTGGttcattccataaccgggtctctGGACTTGGTGTTTTTTCCCCAACAACAATCATTTTGATTAATTGACTGTGGGTTGCATAGATCTTGGCCTTCAACTAATAGATCACATGGTTAGGTAAAAGATTTAGGTGAATGTATACATTTGTTAGTTTACTATGGGTAATTAATCGAACTTGTATAGTTTTTTGACGGTAACGCTCGCATATACGTTAGGGTCAAGTACGAAAAAATTCTATATGTTACACATTGTCTCTCCTCATGACCTCTTTTTCTTCCAACGCTTTTGATTCACAGTCCACTGCAATGAGGGTACTCGCTCCTTCCATGGCCGGCCTTGTCATCAAACTTTTTAGAGATTCCATTCTTTTCCTACGTACTCTCTCTCTTCCTGGATCTCCTTCTTCATCGTCTAGTTCTTTTGATCAAGGGTATGTCTTTGGTCGAGCATTCGGTTTGTCATTTGCAGATGGCCCGCCTCCCTTTCCCCGCACTCTCATTCCTATTTGGAGGAGAAGCTTCTTCTCGAGGCCGACCAACTCGATTGGCCAGTGTGGAATCCCTCGACCTTGTAATATAAACTCTAGCAGACCCTCATACCGATTGGATTAATTGGTTGAATCGAGTGGAGGCTGAGTTTGGGGATCACTGACAGGGATATTGGGATCTACGACAGTATCCAGCTTACCCGTCCTGATTCCATTATGAACTCTGTTCTTTTGGCTTTGGCCATGTGTTTTTGGAGTTTCTCCtcaaacattttttatttttgctatgGGTCCATGAGCCCCACAATCTTAAATATCTATGCCATCATTGGTCTTCCAGCCATTGGTGAATTTGTTCAAGCTACATCTcacaactctctttttacttcaATAACCATAACGCCCACATCTCATTAAAAAGTAGATCGGTAGATGTAGGGTCTACGATAAAGAGCATAAGCTTTTCTCTTGACGTGGATATGCCGTTTTCTTTGGCCAAAATCCTCGCTTCCAGCCAAAAGTTAGCTCTCACTCCTTTTATTCTCTTATCCTTATAAAGTTCTTTAAGAGTTTTCTAACAAAAATCTTAATCTGGTTGAAGGTCCAATCTGGATTTTCCAACTTTAGTTGTATGAATATTTCCGTCTTTCATCTGTGAGCCATCGGGGCCTCTGCCCCTTCGCTCTCTAACTTATGACCATCTCTATTTATCCCATCGCCTTTAAATTAATCAGTCTTTCCGGTACTGCTTAAGCTTTTTATTATGTTTTATTTTTCTCTCTCCCGCAACCTCGACCGTCCCGATGACGACCTATTTCCATTCCGGGATGTCTTTTGGCCACTCTTGGTTCACTAATCACTAGTGCCGGATTCAACCCCCCGTATCTCTAAACACGTTAGGAATCAAAATTATCTGTGGCCCATGGCATTCCCTATGGTGGGTCCTTTGATAATAAAATTTAAACCTCAACGCAGAGTCAAATTCTACCCTTCCTGTTTCTGTGCTCATCAATTTGAATGGATGCAGAGCATTCTTCTCCCTCGCCTTTTCTCCCACAACGACATAAACCCTCTTTCATGGAAAATTTTCCATTTGCCTAAGGAATACTTGCTCTTTCACCGAGACTTCGACAATGCAACAAATCACTCCTCTTCTTGCTTCCCTGCTCTATCGCCCGTCGGCGACTCTAGGATTCCATATTTGGTGGGCTTCTTATTATCTGGGCATCGGTACTTCAGGCATCTTTCCAAACTACAACGTCTTTTCCATCAAGTGCGGCCTGCAATTTCATGGGCTCCTCAGGTTCCTGCCCAGGCGTTTGTTGGAGTGACTCAAACTGCCCATGGCCCAGACACTGCTAGATCCACTTAGGCTGCTGTGGGAGGAGCAGTTGGTAGTAGGAGGTAACCGCAGGCACTGGCTGAGCCCGTTCGTGTTAAAAGGGCTGCATCTGCATCAAAACCACGCAGTTGCAAGCACCAGCCCCTGACAACCATTCAGGTATTCCTTCCAGTTCTTCGCTAATCATCGGTAGCTCTCGGAATGCGGTTTGGCCGACCTCAGTCGTTACAACAACCATGGTTTTTATGCTACACCCACTTCTGCCAGAGGTATTTCATTGTTGTACTATCCCTTTTCTGATTTATTCTATTGGCATTTTTCTGTTTGCACGTTAGTgccgaggaagaagaagatcaacAACCATTGATTAAACAGTATCGAGTACTTACAAGAACTCCAATCCCATTCCTGGAGCTcacctcgaccgatcgaggatcTGTAGAAAAATAACTGCATAAAATTGATCTCTCCCAGTATCGAATTCATATGCTTTTTGTCAATACATAGCTCATTAGATGAATATTCGAACAATGAAATCATGAATGTGGAAGGAATTTATTTGGATACATATATAAATAACATGTAAACATAATACAGTGTTTTGCATTGTTGAGTACAATTTCTAAATTGATTATGATCAACTTACCCATGTATAACGGTCCACAGTTCTGAAGAACTTCAGCCTCCATCCCTTGTTGAAGAAAAGAAGTCCAGTAAAGATCCAGAATCCTAATGCATGTGTCATCGCCACACATGAGTAGAAAAACACTGGATTATCGATGATTCgtgattcttcttcttcaatccttcCTCCCGTGGGCTGTGATGGCATGTCAGATGAGCATCTTCTTTTTAGAGGTTCCCCGCAGAGACCTGGATTACCGGCATAGCTACTCTCACTGAATGTGGAGAATTGGTTCTTGAAATCTGGTAATGCACCAGAGAGTATGTTGAAGGCGACACTGAAAGTAGTCAAGGTTGTGAGTTGAGTTATTTGCGGTGGGATTCTCCCTTTCAGCTTGTTATAAGAGAGATCCAAGCTTTCTATCTTCTTCAAATACTTGAAAGATTCTGGAAATGGACCTGTTAGAAGGTTGTGGGATAAGTTCATTGAGCGGAGCACTTTCAAATATCCCATATCTGATGGAATATTACCCGTCAGCTGGTTCAAAGAAAAGTCGACTCCAGTCATCAAGAAAAGTGGAATTCCCACATAAGAGTACGAGTTTCCCTTTGTCATGAATTCAGTCCTTATAGAATTCTCCAAGCTTCTTGCAAGAATATCGGTGGAGACAAGAATTTCATTCATCCAAGAGGAGATATTGCTGAAACAAGAAGGTAAGTTTCCTGAAAGTCTGTTTTTGGAGAAATCTAGCAGACGCAGATTTTGCATTTGACACAACTCTGTAGGAATGTCACCTACAAAATTGTTATCTCCTAAGAGAAGGGATGTTAGATTTGAAAGTGCAGGCAACCAACTTGGAATAGTGCCAGACAAGGAGTTCCTCCTAACATCCAGCCTTAATAACTGAGTGCTGTTAGATAGTCCATGTGAGATTGTCCCTGTGAAACCATTTCCATCAAGGCGCAGAGTCTCCAAGCTAGACATGCTGCAATGTCTAGGCAGCATATCTCCATGCAATTTGTTGTTTGACAAGCTCAGGTGTACCAATGAACTGCTATTTGCTAGCAAATCATCAGGTATTTTTCCTGATAATTCATTATCAGAAAGGTCTAATATTTGCAGAGTTTGAGCAGTACTAGCATCCAATGGAATGCTTCCTCGCAAAGCATTTCTAGAAATGTTAAGGTACGCTAATAGAGGAAACATGCTTATGTCAAAGGGAAATGGGCGCAGGACATGATTTTCAGAGACATCGAGCCAAGTGATGCTTGAGTTATTGTGTTGGTAAGGTAGAGGGAATGAGCCGTCCAGCGAGTTGCCTCTCAACACCAGACTATCCAGACTCGTAATGTTGTAGAGTAACCAAGAAGGAATTCTGCCAACTAGGTTGCTGTTTGAAAGATCAATCGTATCTAAGTATTGAGTAGACAGGAAACTTGGAATGCCTCCACCACTGTGTTGGTTCAACTGACAATGAGATAGATAAAGTTCCTGAAGCTGAAAGGATGGAAACCATGCTGGCGATTCTGTTTCTACTCTTAATTGGGGATTGTCTGAAAGGTCAAGAACCAAGAGCTCAGAGAGGTTGGCGATAGTGGAAAATGGAAAAACACCATCCAAGTCAT is drawn from Magnolia sinica isolate HGM2019 chromosome 5, MsV1, whole genome shotgun sequence and contains these coding sequences:
- the LOC131245882 gene encoding receptor-like protein 56; translation: MDLINLKRTWVLCILGLVGSLGFCCWCEGCLDEEREALLQIKHDINYPNGSSLSNWKGDDCCQWSGLWCNRQTSRVNEITLYQKRVEDLGKWYPNATLFAQFKDLSFLDLSLNQIGGWRMPQGFNKLRNLHILYLGGNQLSDEGSSPWIGNLISLTTLDLRSNDLSNSVPLTGLNKLQNLELLYLDGNRLTDEGISPWIGNLTSLTTLRLKSNNLSNSITLTDICELRKLKYLNLNNNSIKGRIHPCIGNMHSLQDLDLSYNRFEGSIPPLDNLTSLIEVHFQHNDLDGVFPFSTIANLSELLVLDLSDNPQLRVETESPAWFPSFQLQELYLSHCQLNQHSGGGIPSFLSTQYLDTIDLSNSNLVGRIPSWLLYNITSLDSLVLRGNSLDGSFPLPYQHNNSSITWLDVSENHVLRPFPFDISMFPLLAYLNISRNALRGSIPLDASTAQTLQILDLSDNELSGKIPDDLLANSSSLVHLSLSNNKLHGDMLPRHCSMSSLETLRLDGNGFTGTISHGLSNSTQLLRLDVRRNSLSGTIPSWLPALSNLTSLLLGDNNFVGDIPTELCQMQNLRLLDFSKNRLSGNLPSCFSNISSWMNEILVSTDILARSLENSIRTEFMTKGNSYSYVGIPLFLMTGVDFSLNQLTGNIPSDMGYLKVLRSMNLSHNLLTGPFPESFKYLKKIESLDLSYNKLKGRIPPQITQLTTLTTFSVAFNILSGALPDFKNQFSTFSESSYAGNPGLCGEPLKRRCSSDMPSQPTGGRIEEEESRIIDNPVFFYSCVAMTHALGFWIFTGLLFFNKGWRLKFFRTVDRYTWVS